A segment of the Methanothermobacter tenebrarum genome:
CGGAACCTACTACAAAAAGAACTTTTATACATATGGGAGAAAACAAATGAAACTATAATATTTGTAACACATAATGTGGATGAAGCAGTATTCCTAGCAGATAGAATAGTGGTTTTAAGCGCAAGACCTGGTAGAATACTGCGAACATTTAAAGTTGAAATAGATAGGATAAGAGACAGGCTAAGTAAAGACTTCCTAACCCTAAGGGGTGAAATACTCAAAATACTCGAAAAAGAAGTCAAACTAAGGTGATAGGATGGACCAGAAGATGGTAATAGTAGGTGTAGGCACTCTATTAATAGGGATGATAATAGGATGGGCCCTGGGCATTTCATCAACACAAAACCTAGTCCTTAACATAACCAACAATTCAAGTGACCAACCGGTAGACGAACCAAGCGTCACACAACCAACACAACCAACGGGAGGATATCCGGGAAATGAAACAGGTACACCATCCCCAGATAATCAAATACCATCCCCGTCACAGGATGAAACACCCCCAAGTAACACTTCACAATGATCCTAAAAATAGACCTTAGAGGGGGATGCGAGGAAATGAAAGTTAACGATTGGTGCATGTATTGCGGAGAATGTGCGGGAGTATGCCCCAGAAACCTCATAGAAGTTAAAGAAACATCCATAATTTTCTCAAAGGAAGAATGTAAAGATTGCAGACTCTGTATGCAAGTATGTCCTATAGGGGCTCTTGAACCAGAGGAGTGATAAAAGATGATCAAAACAGACGTGCTTGTAATAGGCGCCGGACCAGCCGGTTCAACCGCGGCTAAACACGCAGCCCTTGGAGGCGCTGATGTAATCCTAGTAGATAAGAAGTCTGAGATAGGCGCCCCTAAACGTTGTGCAGAGGGGGTTTCAATGGGAGGTCTCGAATCCCTAGGGATAAAACCCAACCCCCAATGGATAACAAGGAAAATAGAGGGTGTGCGCCTCGTATCACCCAACGGTACCAGTGTATGGTTAACATCCGATACGGTAGAACTCCCAGAGGCCGGATACATACTAGAAAGGAAAGTTTTTGACAAGCACATGGCAATGGACGCTGCCAGGGCCGGTTCAAGGATAATGATAAAAACCCTCGCAAGGAGCCTCCAACAAGAAGATGATGGTTACATTGTAAACCTTGAGACAATGGGGGAGGAATTCCAGATAAAAGCGAACATAATTATAGCAGCTGACGGGCCCGAATCAAGGGTTGCAAGGTGGGCTGGTCTCAACACAGCCACTAAACCAAAGGACATGGAATCAGCAGCGCAGTTCGAGATGGTGGGGGTTGAAATGGAGGATAATCATTGCATAGAATTCTATTTCGGGGGCGTCGCCCCTGGAGGTTATGCTTGGATATTCCCAAAGGGGGATGATATAGCCAATGTCGGACTCGGTGTCCTTTCAACCAAAACCAGTAAGAGTGCATATGAGCACCTACTAGAATTTGTGGAGGATTGTCCAGCCACCAAGAACGCTCAACCAGTTGAATTAAATATAGGAGGGGACCCAGTAGGTGGAATGCCAAAGAAACTAGTAACTGATGGTTTAATGGTTGTGGGTGATGCTGCAGGTCAAGTTAACCCACTCACGGGTGGGGGTATAATATCTGGGATGACAGGTGGCATGTTGGCAGGTAAAGTTGCAGCCAAGGCCATAGAAGATGATGACACCTCAAAGGAAAGGCTTAGGGAGTATGAGAAGCTGTGCCATGAAAGTATAGGTAAGGAGATCAGTAAGTATCTTAAGGTGAAAGATTACATGTTAAGTCTCAGTGATGAGGAACTTGACTCAATTGCAGAAGCTTTTAAGGATGTGGAATTTGAGAAGATAAGCACAACAGAACTTGTTAAAAAGTTGGTGAAGGTTTCGCCAAGAGCCCTCCTAAAACTTGGAAAATTATTTTAGAAAAAGTAGGATGATTATACACGCCAGATAAAAGACCGATAACATCCTATGATATGTTATATCCGCTATTGTGAGCATTTTCTCTCTGTCTGTTATATTGGAGAGATATAATGGTATTGTCGCTATAAAGGATGGTAATATTACTATTAGGATCTGTGAAAGGCTGATATCATGACTAATATATGCATAATATAAGAGTAGGAAAAATATTATGGATACTATGGTTGTTTCTTTAAGTTTCTCCTTATACATGAGATATGTTCCCAGTCCCGCTATAAACATTAGAATGTAAATGCTGATTGGGATAATAGAGAGACCCCCTAATAATATGCTTGCGGAAGCTAATCTCAGAATATTGTTAGTGGCTGTGCTATTCAATGGTGCGATAGGGGTTTCCTTCAACCTCAGAGGGGGCAGAGTATACAATAGTTGATTTAAGACCATCAGGAGGAGTATTATAGTGAAGAGCGGGTTTAAAAAATTTGAAAGCACCAATGAGAATAGTATCAATGCTGATATAAATAATACAACCATCCCTGGTCTTATATCCTCTCTTATGAATGGTCTGTTAAATTTTAACTTGTCCCTTTTATCAACCTCAATATCTGTGAGATCATTAAGGGAATAAAGTCCTCCCCAGAGTATTGATACAATAACAAGCCCTAAGAGGAATTCTAGTGGACTGAAAACCAGATTATACTTATGGGCATAGGTAAGAGCCAGAAGATACATGTGAATATTTTTAGCCGTCCAAGTGATCCTAGTTGACCTTAAAAGAGCCTTTAACATTATATCACCCAATGCCCAGGGGGCAGCGAAAACCTCTCTTTTTTAACCTTTCAACTTGTCTAGTATGTAGCGGGGTCTGCAACCATAAACTTCAATATATTTTTTTATTCTCTCCTCTTCAACGTCTAAGTGTGCCTTCACGATCTTGATGGTCTCTTTTGGCGTGTATTCTATCCTCACTACTGTGAATATCATTCCCAAGATTTTTGCGAGTATTCTTGAAAGTATGGGGATGTCTGTGAAAATATCATATTTTCTATCTCCCAGTTTTAGTCGCCATGCTGTCTGGAATATGATGTTAAGATTCTTAAACTTCTCCTTATATTTTAGGTATTCTTTAATGCAGAGCAAATAGAAGTATGGGGTTCTCTTTGATTTTAGGGTCCATTCGCTGAAACCATGAACACCATCTTTTAGAAAGTGGCTATCATGGAATTTATCAGCGAACAGAATAGCATCAAAGTCTGAAAGGCGCCTATAAGCTTCATGTTTCTCTTTAACGTTCAATGACCTCTTGGTGTTATCTATTATGGTCTCGAAGACTTCCTGTGGGGTTGCTGACAAATCCTTAAGGTCGCATTCTACATTATATACTTTGAGTCCAAGTTCATCTATGGCCTGGTAAATGTTAGCTGATTTACCAGTGCCGGGGGTGCCTATAACATGTATTATATTCCCTTTTTTATACTTCAAATCCTCTAAGACGTTTTTAAGTTTAAGGTAAGCTTGGGTTTCTACAAAAATTCTATTGTCTGAGGGCACATTTATTTTATGATCCATCACTATCATATAACTAATAATAAGATAATATATATGGGGGTGTAATTGTTGAAGATTAGAAGTAGTGCATTTAATGATGGAGAGAGAATACCAAAAAAGTATACTTGCGATGGTGAAGATGTTTCACCACCACTCACTTGGGAGGACGTGCCTGGGGAGACTGTCACACTCACCATAATATCTGATGATCCGGATGCACCATCCAAAACTTGGACGCACTGGCTGATATTCAACATACCACCAGAGCTTAACGGCCTCCCAGAGAATGTTGAGAAAGTTGGAGAATTGGAAAATGGGATCATGCAAGGATTTAATGACTTTGGACGTATAGGATATGGTGGTCCATGCCCACCATCTGGCGTGCACAGATACTTCTTCAAATTATACGCACTTGACACAAGACTCAACCTTGAACCTGGAACATCCAAGGAAGAACTTCTAAAGGCTATGGAAGGACATATAATCGAAAAAGCAGAAATGATAGGATTATATTCAAGGGATTAGACAATCGATGGTTTATATTCTGTTGGGTACTCTCAGTTTTGGTGGTAGTGCTTTGATTTTTGCAGGGGCTCCTATAGCAAGTGACCATGGTGGAACGTTCCTTGTTACAACGGCACCAGCAGCTACTATAGCCCCTTCTCCAACCTCAATATTTGAGAGAAAAGTCGTGTTAGCGCCTATGGACGCCCCCTTCCTTATTATAGGGCCTCTGAGTTTATATTTAACCCTTACGGGGTATCTGTCATTGGTGAAACAAGCGCATGGTCCTATGAAGACATTATCCTCGATATAACTTTTTTTCGGCAAGTAAACATTGGATTGTATGCTCACATTATCCCCGATCTTGGAATGTCCCTCTATGACAGTATTAGTACCTATAAGGACATCATCTCCAATTGTTGTTTTCTCCCGGATCAATACATTATGGCCTGTGCGTAGATTGTCTCCAATGGTCACATCATTATAAATAACAGTATTAGATCTTATAAGGGGGTTTTTACCTATAATCGGGGGCTTGCTGAACTTCTTATAACCATAACCTATTATTATATTCTCTGTCTCCCTTTTACGGATCCATTCTTCCTCCCTATCCCCGAAAAGAAGGCTTCTAATATCTGGCATTACAATTTCACCCATTCTTTCCAATAAAACCTAGTGGCACCCCAAGTATCTGGGATCCGATTTATTACCTATCATCCCCTTATTATATTATATGGAGTCCTCATATTTAAAGAAGATGATAGAAGAACTTAGAGAAGAGATAGGCCATGAAAGGGTTGATGTAAACATCAAGGAGGCCATTTTTAACAAGAGAAAAGATGAACTCATCATAATAGCCCCTGACAGGTCAGATAAATCCGCTATAATAGGAAAGGGTGGATGGGTTGCGGGTAGGCTTAAAGAAGCCCTTGGAGTTGGCAGAGTCCATGTTGAAGCCTATACCGATATAATCCTGAAAAAGTATAGGATAAAACTTTCACTAGATAAAATAGAGTCCTTAATAAAAAAGGGAATATTCCCAGACCAATTAAAGGTTTTCAGGGATCTTCTCCAAGAAAGGCTGGATAAGATCCCAGAATTCGATCTCTTGGAGTATAAAATTGAGGACTTGAAAGGAGAGGCTATAGTAGCATTATCTGGTGGAGTTGACAGCAGCTTTTCCACAATAATCGCAAAAAACCTCGGTTTTGAAATAAAAGCCGTGACAGTAGACCCTGGGAGCATAATATTACCAAGACATGTTAAAGAAAACATAAAAAGACTATCCAAGACATTGAAAATAGAACACGAATATATTAAGGCCGATTTTTCAGATATTATAAAAGAGGCCCTTGAGGGGAAATTCCACCCATGTGGAAGATGCTCCAAGAGGATAAATGATAAAATATTAGATTATGCAAGGGATCAGAATATTAAAATTGTAATATTCGGCGATTTACTACCCACATCATCCCAGGCTGTAAATCTGGGAGATGATATTCTGAGGCTGAACCTCCCAGCACTCCTCGCAGCATCTAAACAAGAAGTAAAAAGGGTAGTCTCGCAATTCAATATCAGAGGATACGAAGTTTTTGGGTGCCCCCTCCTCGGAGAAGTGCATAAAAAATTCCCACACCTCAGACGATACTCAATACAGAGGATACTAAGGGAGACACGCGCCGGAATATTAGAACCTGGAGAGGCGCTAACCCTTATCCTAGGCCTATTCAAAGAACTTTAATATACCATAGACAATCAAGAAGATACCCACGAGATAACCTACAAGATAAGGGTATATGATCATTAATATGCCTATAATTATTGCAAGAATTCCTATTACGCGGGGGTCAGTTTTCGCTTCCATACAATATGATAAGATAATAGGATATATATATAGATTATGATGAGGTTATTGATTTAAGCTCATTTTTAATATAGGTTTTCAATTTTTTGATAGACTCCTCCACCATCCTCGGGGAAGGACCCCCTGGGACATTCCGCGCCTTGACATTTTCCATGGGGTCAATGACTCTTCTTATAATATCATTATCTAATCTGAGTTTTTCCCCGGTGACCTCCTCACTAATCTTGTCCAGTAGGATAGTATCAACATCTAATAGACTTAAACCTTCATTTATAAGATGGTTGATGAGGCGTCCCACTATTTGATGAGCTGTCCTAAAAGGGATTTTCCTCTCTTTCACAATAGCATCTGCAAGGTCTGTTGCCGTGGCGAAATTGGAAATCGCAAGTTCGAAACCCCTCTCCTTGTCCACTTTAACCGTCGATAACATCCTCCTAACTATATGGATCATGTCATAGCATGTCTCAACAGCATCCCAAAGATGTGGTGTGACCTCTTGAAGATCACGATTATATGTATATGGTAGACCCTTTAAGATCCCAAGGACGCCCATAAGATTACTATAAATGTTTGATGTTCTGGCCCTAGCTATCTCAGCAACATCCGGATTCTTTTTCTGGGGCATTATAGATGATGTTGATGAGAATTCATCAGCCAATTCTATCAAATTGAACTCATAGGTGCTCCAGAGTATTATCTCTTCACAGATCCTGCTCAAGTTCGCGGCTATCATTGAAAGGTCGAATATGGTCTCTGCTATGAAGTCTCGGCTACTTACAGCATCCATTGAATTTTCCATGTAATCACTGAATCCTAGTAATCTTGTTGTAAGTTTTCTATTTATTGGGAAGCTAGTTGTTGTCAAGGCCGCGGAACCCAAAGGGTTAACGTCGACTCGACTATAAGTGTCCTTTAGACGTTCATAATCTCTTTTAAATGCATGGGCATATGCGAGTAAGTGGTGTGCGAATGTGGTGACCTGGGCGTGTTGAAGGTGTGTGTAACCTACTATGATTGTCTCTTTATGGTCTTCAGCCATCTTAACTAAAAGTTGCATGAAATGTAAGAGTTCTTTTTGTATTTCTCGTATTTTTTCTTTGAGGGCGAGTCTGAGGTCTGTTGCTACTTGGTCGTTTCTTGATTTCCCTGTGTGCATGAAACCGGCTTCTTCCCCCACCCTTTCCGTGACATATTCTTCTATGGCCATGTGGATATCTTCGATTGATGGATCCAAATTGAGAGCTTCTATACCCTCTTTTTCAAGTTCTTCTAGGACTTTTATTATCCTATTGGCGGTTTTTTCGCTGATTATCCTCTCTTGGGCTAGCATCCTGGTGTGGGCTATGTTACATTTTATATCGGCGTGGAATATGTGGTGGTCGAATTCTAGGGATGATGTGAATTTGGCAGCTTCTTCATCCATCCTTTTTTGCAGTCTGCCGCCTCTAAGGTTCAATTATCCTCCATCCTCTACCTGTTCTTCCATTGGGTGTACCCACATTTTCCACACGCGTATCTGTCCCCATGGTCGGCCATGAAAACTCCGCTTGAACATCTGGGACAGAATGGGTTTTTCCTCTTGATCTTATCCTCTTTGACTTCATATAATTTATATTTGCTCATTCTTCTCCCTCGGTTTCCATTTTCTCCTCTAGGTTCTTTTCTATGACATGTTTCTGTTCGATCTCTTCTAGTGCTTTTTTGTCCTGGTAGAGTTTAGCATATCCTTTGGCTTTGCCTTCTCCAAAGTATGGTTTTAGGGCGTCTACAACAAGGAGATCCTTATCAGAGTTTAGCATGGCGACTAGTTTCTTTTTAACTTCGAGTATTTTTGGTGTTGGCTCTCCATGATATAAGCATTCAAATTTTATCTCAGTCCTTGAAAGGAGCGGGTTTTCCTTTTCATCTGTTATTTTGATCTCCATCTGCTCTTACCTCCTTGAATTCTCTAATTATATTTTCTGCTTTTTGCTTCATCTTTTCTGCTTTGATTAGGACAACACCCTCATTGGGTTGTCCATATAATATAATAGCATCTGCTGGTGCTAATATGATTGATGGTAAAACTGCAAGGTCCTCCTCGCCATCTACTATGATAAGGAAATTATCCCCAGATTTGATAGCCTTTTTTATAGTTGTCCAGAGTTCATCTGTTATGGTTCCAGGGGGATTTTCACATTTTAGGATTTTAGCATCATATCTAATCTTGTAATTTGAGGCTTTCCTCTGAACCCGATTATCTATTATAGCTAAGCGGGGTTTTAAACCTGCCTGGAGTAGTCTATGTGTTGTAACATCACCCACTGAGATTATAAATGCACCCTCTGGTATGGGCGCCTCCATGGGTGAAGGGTATAATCTCCCAAGAGGTTCCTTTAATTTTCTCCTTAATCTCCTTGGTAGGATTAACACTTTATCTGACCCTCAGCGCATATTCACCAGGTTTGTTAATTGATAATTCCTTGGCTATCCGGGACTTTTCAGGGTTGATTATGATTAGCACTCCACTCCAATTAGTGGATGTTAATCCTCCACAATCTGGGCAACGTTCTTCTTCTGTAATCCTCTTACATTTAGTGCAAGCTTTGAGTGTCATTTTTTACTCTTCCTCTTCTCCTCTTCAATCCATTCAAGCCTTCCAAGTCCTGGCTGTCTCATGGTGAGGCCTATCTTTATCTTCCCTTCTTCTTTAAGGCTTAATGAGACTATCCTGGCCCTTACACGGTTGCCTTCTTCGAGTCTCCTGTTAGTCTCTTTACCGACTAGGACGCGCTTCTTGGCATCATATGTTATGAAATCATCTGTAACCTGTGAAACATGGACTAGACCATCCATGGGTCCTATCCTGACGAATGCACCGAATTCCGCTATCTCGATCACTTCACCCTCTACTACTTCCTGGAGTTCAGGTTTGAAGAAGAGTGCGTTGAATGTTACTTCATGGTAGGCGGCCCCGTCACCCATTATAACCTTGCCTACTCCTATGTTTTCTATGTCTATTACTGTGAGCATCTGTCCAAGTTTCTTATCTATTTTACCTACATAGGTTTCGTTGAGTATGTCAAATGTAACCTCCTCTAGGGGCTCTTCAAACCGGTGTGGTGGTATTCTAACCGTGTCTATGATTTTTGTCTTATAGTACAAGGTATCCCCCTATCCAAAACTTTATTCTGGGTATTTTTCTTTATATAATTCTACTGAGTGGGTGACCGCATCTAATGCTTTTTGCCGGCCTTCCCATCCTATTATCTCGGTATTTTTATCTTCGAGTTTCTTGTATTCCTCGAAGAAGTGGGCTATCTCTTTTAGAATGTGTGGGTGGATGTCACTGATATCATTCACGTCATTATAATGGGGGTCTTTGACTGGTACTGCGAGTATCTTATCGTCCTGGTCGCCGCTGTCAATCATCTTCATCAGTCCTATTGGCCTTGATTCGATGATGCAACCAGGGAATGTAGCCTCGTCTATGAGTACGAGGATGTCCATCGGATCCCCGTCGTCGTATAGTGTCTGTGGTATTATACCATAATCTGCAGGGTAGAAGAATGGTGAATATAATACCCTGTCGAGTGAAAAGGCTTCTAGGTCCTTGTCATACTCGTACTTGTTCCTTGAACCCTTCGGTATTTCGATTATGGCATATACAACCTCGGGGATTGATGGCCCCGGTTTAATATCCTTCCAGAGATTCATATTCTACTCCTCCCATTATCCATTTTTTTATGTGATGTATCCGTTGATGGTGAGATATTTTTTCTGTCGTAGGTAAATGACTGGCACGCCTTTTCTGCGCGCCTTTTTTCTAAGTTCTTTATCATTTGTGCATAGTATATCTGATAAGCGTATTAGCGCATCATCCACGCTTTCACCCTCATTCAGGGGGAGGTTGACGATTTTGAAAGGTCCTGTTTTCGCTAATTTGAGGGCTATTCGCGCGGCGATCCTATCCTTCCCCTTGGATTTCATTTTAATCTTTTTGAGTTCGTCTATTACGAATGATGGGATGATAAATTCGCCATTGGGTGCTATTTTCTCCAGTTCAGAGATGATATCAACCTTGAACTGGAATGGTATCATAAAAAATTTGTGTCGATGATGATCCTATTTGATGATACCATATCCTATCAGCCTCCATCTTGCACCTACCCGCCTTGATAATGCTATTCGCTGACCATCCTCTGCGCAGGCTGGTAACTTTAATGTGATATCAGCATCGTTTTCCCTCGCAGAGGTTACAATACCTACTGTGGTTGTTGTCCCCACGTTGATCATAAGGGGTTCATTTGTCCTTATAGGTTCAACCTTTGCCTCTTCCTCTGTGCCAACGATCCTCTCTAATAGGTGTGTTTCAATGGTGAGATTGTGTCTAACAGGTGGTAGTGTGTCTGGTTCGCCCACCACTGAACCTGATAGGGAATCTGCTTTTGTAAGTGATGGATCTAATTTTGTACCCACACCTACAAGGCCTCCTGGTCCAACTTCTTCCATTGGCTCCCCACCTGCAACTAACCCGACTATCTCTGAATAGAGGCTGTTCCATGATGCTCTACCATCCTTTTTGACTTGTATTCCAGGTTTTATCTCTATTTCGTCCCCGACCCGGAATTTGCCCTGTATCAGTGATCCGCCGATAACCCCACCCTTTAATTGGTCCGGGGTGGCTCCTGGCTTGTTTATATCAAAAGAACGGGCTACGTACATCCTAGCCGGTTTTTTAAGATCCCTTTTAGGCGTTTTAATATTTTCTTCTATTGCCTGGATTAATATGTCGATGTTAGCCCCTTGTTGGGCTGATACGGGTATTATCGGCGCATCAGCTGCACATGTGCCCTTCACGAACTCTTTGATCTCCTTATAATTTTCTATGGCCCTTTCCTTTGATACTATGTCTATCTTGTTCTGGACTACGATAACATCTTTAACTCCTATGACATCGAGGGCCATGAGATGTTCCTTTGTCTGTGGTTGGGGACAAGGTTCATTAGCTGCTATTACGAGTATTGCACCGTCCATGATAGCGGCGCCGGATAACATTGTCGCCATGAGTGTTTCATGGCCTGGAGCATCTACGAATGATACTTTCCTTAAAAATTCTGTCTCGGAACCGCAGTATTCACATTTTTCCTTTGTTGTGTAGGATTGGGGTGGTGGACAATTGGGACACTTCCTAAAGGTTATATCCGCGTATCCTAGGCGGATGGATATTCCCCTTTTAGTCTCCTCGCTATGGGTGTCTGTCCACACCCCTGATAGAGCCTTTGTGAGTGTTGTCTTCCCATGATCGACGTGCCCTACAAGGCCAATATTTATCTCGGATTGTTTTTTCACAAGGATACACCTATAAGTTTTTTTATTCTTCCTCTGAACTTATAAGTTCTTCTAGGGGTTTATCACCCCTTTTAGTTACTACGGTATTTATTTGAACGATATCCTCGGATATAACGTTACCCCTTAAGGTTTTGCGTCTTCTTTCACCCTTGCGCTTTGGCTTGTAACCTGGGCCGGCCGAGACTAGACTTCTAACCCGTCTGGGGCCTGGTATATCCTTTCTCATTGGGAAACCGTCTTTATCGCTTCCACCGGTTATTTTTAACTTGTAACCTTTTAGTCCGATTATTGAACCTTCGAATTCGTCCCCTATTGCGAGTCCTATGAGTTTTCTCTCCTGTGAGGGGTCTGTTTCCATTTGGATGCTTTTTTCTTTATCGGAGATTACTATTTTGAAAGGCACTGTAATCTTCCCTCCCATAACTATTTTTGGATCCCCCATGTTGGGTCCATTTTCCTTTTGATTTCAGCTATTTCTTGGAGCGTATCATATTCGTCTTCTGTAAGATCGTTTTTGAGTTTGTCTATGAGGATTCTATAGTGTTTCTCTGGGATGTCAACGTAGAGTATGTCACCTTCATGGACGTTCCTCCCGAATATGGCGTCACTTATTGCCATTGCTAATTTCTGCCCGACTTTAGCGGATTTTCTGCTTTCGCCCTTGTCTTGCATGCTAGCTACTCTACCAAGGGATTTGCCTTCACTTGTCATAAGGGGGTAGCCTTGTTTTATGGTTCCGGCGAGAACTTCTATACCTGCTATGGCTGGTTTGCTCTGTCTAAACACTAACTTGGGTATTATTCTGATCTTAGCAGGTCTTATGATGGTCTCCATCCATTTTTTCTTCCTTTTCTCCTTGATTTCCTCCATCCAGTCCTCGTATTCTTCCATTAATTTGTAGATTACATTCCCCTGGAATAGTTTTATCTTTGAAGCTTTGATTTCTTCCATGGCAGAGGGTAGAACTTTTACATTGAAGGCTATTATAACACCATAGAGTTCGTTTTCTTGTTTTGCGATCTGTGCATTGACAACGTCTTTCCTTGAAACATCACCTATATCAGCAATTTTTATAGGCACTTTGATATCTTCTAGGAGCTTTATCATGGCTTCAAGGGAACCTAGAGTGTCGGCTTTGACGATTATGCCTTCATCTTTTGTGGCTATCTTAACATCCTCTATCTCTTTTTGTAGTTCATCCTTTATAGATTTTATATCATCTCGTATAACCCTCAGGGGCGAGCCAGGGATAACATCATCTATATTCGGGGCTACTATTTTTATACCCGCGGCCGCCACAACCTCATCTACTTTCTGGAATCTTCTCCGGGTTTCTCTCATCTCTTCAAGGGGTCTTGGCTTTAGTAGTGATCTTATCCTCGTTATTATAATATCATCTACGGTTACTAGGGCTATCTGGTCGTTCTCCCTGATTATACCATCATAGATAACCGCGTCTAATGTTGTCCCCAGTCCTTTTTCCTCTTTGACTTCTAGTACTGTGCCCTTGGCTGGTGCATTGGGTTCTATCTCTAACTGTTTTTTGAGGTATTGTTGTGCAAGGCCCATGAGCATTGTTAAGAGTTCTGGGATGCCTTCACCTGTCTTTGCACTTATGGGTATGATGCTTACTTGGCTTGTGAAGTCTGTTATCCTGTCGAAGCGTTCAGATGCGAAACCTTCCTCGTGGAGGCTGCCGACAAGCTCATATACTCTTGTTTCAAGCTTCTCTTGGACGTTGGCAGCTTGTAATGGGAATGTGTCCATGAATGGCATGTCCTCGTGGACTTGCCATCCGGGGATTTTGTCTATTTTGTTCGCCGCGACTATGAATGGTGTCTTGTACATTTTGAGGATGTTTAGAGCCTCATAGGTTTGGGGTTTGAAGCCTTCGTTGATGTCCACGATTAGTATGGCTAAGTCTGCTAGTGCTCCGCCCCTTCTCCTGAGGGTTGTGAATGCTTCATGGCCTGGTGTGTCAATGAAGAATAGGCCTGGTAATTTTTCTTTTATGGAGAATCTTTCAAGGAATTTGCCACATATCTCTTTTATTGTTTCTATTGGGATTTCCGTCGCCCCTATGTGTTGTGTTATGCCCCCGGCTTCTTTGGTGGCGATGGCGGTTCCCCTAATATGGTCTAGTAGGGTTGTTTTGCCATGGTCCACGTGGCCGAGGACTGATACTATGGGCGATCTTATTTTCATTTTGTTTAGTCTCCAGGTTCGTATATTATTTTTTCGTCTGGCATGGTATAATCGTAGATTTCATCTTCGTTGAAGAATAGTTTTATTTCCCTTTCGGCTGATTTGGGCGAATCTGATGCGTGTATT
Coding sequences within it:
- the infB gene encoding translation initiation factor IF-2 encodes the protein MKIRSPIVSVLGHVDHGKTTLLDHIRGTAIATKEAGGITQHIGATEIPIETIKEICGKFLERFSIKEKLPGLFFIDTPGHEAFTTLRRRGGALADLAILIVDINEGFKPQTYEALNILKMYKTPFIVAANKIDKIPGWQVHEDMPFMDTFPLQAANVQEKLETRVYELVGSLHEEGFASERFDRITDFTSQVSIIPISAKTGEGIPELLTMLMGLAQQYLKKQLEIEPNAPAKGTVLEVKEEKGLGTTLDAVIYDGIIRENDQIALVTVDDIIITRIRSLLKPRPLEEMRETRRRFQKVDEVVAAAGIKIVAPNIDDVIPGSPLRVIRDDIKSIKDELQKEIEDVKIATKDEGIIVKADTLGSLEAMIKLLEDIKVPIKIADIGDVSRKDVVNAQIAKQENELYGVIIAFNVKVLPSAMEEIKASKIKLFQGNVIYKLMEEYEDWMEEIKEKRKKKWMETIIRPAKIRIIPKLVFRQSKPAIAGIEVLAGTIKQGYPLMTSEGKSLGRVASMQDKGESRKSAKVGQKLAMAISDAIFGRNVHEGDILYVDIPEKHYRILIDKLKNDLTEDEYDTLQEIAEIKRKMDPTWGIQK